CAGCGGCGGGTGCGCGTACCGAGCTTGTCGTAGACCATGTCGACGCGCACGTGACCGTTCTCGCGCATCAGCACGATGATACCGAGAAGCGCAATCGGCACCAGCAGGTGCCATTCCAGCTCCTGCATCCAGACCGTGGCATTGCCGAAGACATAGCGGCCCGCAACGTTGAAAAAGACCAGGCCCACCATGAAGAGCAGCAAAGCCGATGCGACCCGCGAAATGATGCGCGTCATGCCGTCGATGAGATCGGCAAACTTGAGAACGAACGTCATTGGAATACTTGTTTTGAGAGGGAGATGACCCGGCCGCGCGGCGCGGCCGGGTCCGGTTGATCACGTAACGAGTGTCACGATGCGGTGCGCAATTCGGAGTGCCAGACCTTCTCCGAACCGTCCGCCCAGACATCATGTTCCGCCTTGAAGGCGAAGTAGTTGTCCATGACCTTTTTGAAGAGCGGATCGGCAGCACCCATTTCTTCGTAGACGGCATCCATCTCGACACGAAGTGATTCCACGACTTCCGTCGGTAGCGTGCGAAGTTCGGTTCCCGATGCAGCGAACTCCTTCAACGCCGCCGCGTTGTTGGCTTCTCCCCAGCTGTGCGAGATCACGTTGCAGGCCGCGGCGGCGTTGGTGACAATTGCCTGCAATTCCGCGTCCAGCGTGTCCCATGCAGCCTTGTTGATGGTGAGTTCGGTCACCGTCGTCGGCTCGTGCCAACCGGTGGTGTAGTAGTATTTCGCCGCCTTGTTCAGACCCAGGATCTTGTCCTGTGCCGGACCGACCCACTCGGCCGCGTCGATGACGCCGCGTTC
This region of uncultured Roseibium sp. genomic DNA includes:
- a CDS encoding TRAP transporter small permease subunit, with protein sequence MTFVLKFADLIDGMTRIISRVASALLLFMVGLVFFNVAGRYVFGNATVWMQELEWHLLVPIALLGIIVLMRENGHVRVDMVYDKLGTRTRRWIDLVSMLLGAAVSVLFIKYSMGFVDSSFSLLEGSPDPGGLPGRWLLKGFIPFAFGLLALQCLANAARHAASLRSGA